In the Aulosira sp. FACHB-615 genome, one interval contains:
- a CDS encoding NAD(P)H-hydrate dehydratase produces the protein MPNPSLIQINHAQNRQEYTAQVVVTSVQMRDIEERIFAVGMPVAALMEKVAGLIALRVQQLFPLSDNLCRVGILVGPGHNGGDALVVARELHFRGYEVWIYSPFSKLKELTAQHLQYAQSLGISCYQNIEQLPNCDFLIDGLFGFGLERPLTDAIASTINQFNEWQQPIISIDIPSGLHTDTGEVLGTAIRATYTLCLGLWKLGLLQDHALEYVGKAELIDFDIPVADIEAVLGNTPKIRRITRKTALSTLPLPRPAVTHKYKEGHLLLICGSRRYAGGAILTALGARASGVGMLSVAVPESLKYLLVSHLPEALIIGCPETETGAILELTLPENTNLSAFSAIACGPGLTREATPIVQQVIESDRTLLLDADGLNILAQLDTIPTLQTRQATTVLTPHTGEFHRLFPNVSDAKHDRIKAVREAAAQSGAVVLLKGARTAIANSQGNVWINPESTPALARGGSGDVLTGLLGGLLAQATKKQIPVEDIVATAAWWHSQAGILAAQERTELGVDAHTLTQYLMPSVKYGV, from the coding sequence ATTGCCCTGCGCGTGCAGCAGTTATTTCCTTTGTCTGATAATTTATGCCGTGTAGGTATTTTAGTTGGCCCTGGTCATAATGGTGGGGATGCTTTGGTTGTAGCCCGTGAATTACACTTTCGTGGGTATGAAGTTTGGATATATTCGCCTTTTTCTAAGTTAAAAGAATTAACTGCACAGCATTTACAATATGCTCAAAGTTTGGGTATTTCTTGTTATCAAAATATTGAACAATTACCGAATTGTGATTTTTTAATTGATGGTTTATTTGGATTTGGGTTAGAAAGACCGCTTACTGATGCGATCGCTTCTACAATTAATCAATTCAATGAATGGCAACAACCGATTATTAGTATTGATATCCCGTCTGGGTTGCATACCGATACCGGAGAAGTTTTAGGAACGGCAATTCGCGCTACTTACACATTATGCTTGGGTTTGTGGAAGTTGGGTTTATTGCAAGATCATGCTTTAGAGTACGTCGGCAAAGCAGAGTTAATTGATTTTGATATTCCCGTGGCAGATATAGAAGCTGTATTGGGAAATACACCCAAAATTAGACGAATTACTAGAAAAACTGCACTTTCTACTTTACCTTTGCCACGTCCAGCAGTAACCCACAAGTATAAAGAAGGACATCTATTATTAATTTGTGGTTCGCGGCGTTATGCTGGTGGGGCAATTTTAACAGCGTTGGGGGCGCGGGCTAGTGGTGTGGGAATGCTCTCTGTAGCGGTTCCTGAATCATTAAAATATCTTCTGGTGTCACATTTACCGGAAGCATTAATTATTGGTTGCCCAGAAACCGAGACAGGGGCAATTTTAGAATTAACATTACCAGAGAATACTAATTTAAGTGCTTTTAGTGCGATCGCCTGTGGCCCTGGTTTAACCCGTGAAGCTACTCCCATTGTGCAGCAAGTTATTGAGAGCGATCGCACCTTGCTTCTTGATGCCGATGGTTTAAATATTTTGGCACAGCTAGACACTATCCCCACTTTACAAACACGACAAGCGACAACTGTCCTCACTCCCCACACAGGTGAATTTCACAGGTTATTTCCCAACGTATCAGATGCCAAACACGACAGAATCAAAGCCGTCAGAGAAGCCGCAGCCCAAAGTGGCGCAGTGGTATTGTTAAAAGGCGCGAGGACTGCCATTGCCAATTCTCAAGGTAACGTCTGGATTAATCCTGAAAGTACCCCAGCCTTAGCCCGTGGTGGTAGTGGTGACGTGTTAACTGGCTTACTGGGTGGTTTATTGGCACAAGCAACAAAAAAACAAATTCCTGTAGAAGATATCGTCGCTACTGCTGCTTGGTGGCATTCCCAAGCCGGAATATTAGCAGCCCAAGAACGCACAGAACTAGGTGTAGATGCCCATACATTGACGCAATATTTAATGCCGAGTGTGAAGTATGGAGTATGA
- the secA gene encoding preprotein translocase subunit SecA: MLKLLLGDPNARKLKKYQPYITEINLLEEEIKALSDEELKGKTGEFKQRLAKGETLDDILPEAFAVVREAGRRVLGLRHFDVQMLGGIILHSGQIAEMKTGEGKTLVATLPSYLNALTGKGVHVVTVNDYLARRDAEWMGQVHRFLGLSVGLIQATMNPSERQKNYECDITYVTNSEVGFDYLRDNMATSMADVVQRPFNYCVIDEVDSILIDEARTPLIISGQVERPTEKYLQAAEIALTLRKDDHYEVDEKARNVLLTDEGFAEAEELLGVTDLFDPEDPWAHFVFNAIKAKELFLKDVNYIVRNGEVVIVDEFTGRVLPGRRWSDGLHQAIEAKEHVEIQPETQTLATITYQNLFLLYPKLGGMTGTAKTEEAEFEKIYKLEVSIIPTNRIRKRQDLSDLVFKTEAGKWTAIARECAEMHELGRPVLVGTTSVEKSEYLSQLLKQAGIPHELLNARPENVEREAEIVAQAGRRGAVTIATNMAGRGTDIILGGNSEYMARLKLREYFMPRIVQPEDEDVFGVQRASGSLPGGHGGGQGFAPGKKVKTWKASPEIFPTQLSKETEKLLKEAVDVAVREYGDRSLPELEAEDKVAVAAEKAPTTDPVIQKLREAYNRIKHEYEQFTDSEHNNVVEIGGLHVIGTERHESRRIDNQLRGRAGRQGDPGSTRFFLSLEDNLLRIFGGDRVAGLMNAFQVEEDMPIESGMLTRSLEGAQKKVETYYYDIRKQVFEYDEVMNNQRRAIYAERRRVLEGQDLKEQVIKYAEKTMDDIVDYYINPDLPSEEWELEKLVEKVKEFVYLLSDMQANQLEDMSVSEIKAFLHEQVRIAYDMKEAQIDQVQPGLMRQAERFFILQRIDTLWREHLQQMDALRESVGLRGYGQKDPLIEYKSEGYELFLDMMVNIRRDVVYSLFMFQPQPQPVVQTSSEMV, encoded by the coding sequence ATGTTAAAACTCCTGTTGGGCGATCCCAACGCTCGTAAACTGAAAAAATACCAACCTTACATCACGGAAATTAATCTCTTAGAGGAAGAAATTAAAGCTCTCTCTGATGAGGAATTAAAAGGTAAAACCGGAGAATTCAAACAGCGTCTTGCGAAAGGCGAAACTCTGGATGATATTTTGCCCGAAGCATTTGCCGTGGTTAGAGAAGCAGGACGGCGAGTCTTAGGGTTGCGACACTTTGATGTCCAGATGTTGGGCGGTATCATCCTGCACTCTGGGCAAATTGCGGAAATGAAAACTGGGGAAGGCAAAACCCTGGTAGCAACCTTACCTAGCTATTTAAATGCTCTCACGGGTAAGGGTGTCCACGTCGTGACTGTCAACGACTACCTAGCTCGTCGGGACGCGGAGTGGATGGGACAGGTGCATCGCTTCCTCGGCTTGAGTGTGGGACTCATTCAGGCGACCATGAACCCCAGCGAGCGCCAAAAGAACTACGAATGTGATATTACTTACGTTACCAATAGTGAAGTCGGCTTTGACTACCTGCGCGACAACATGGCCACTTCAATGGCTGATGTGGTGCAACGTCCGTTTAACTATTGTGTCATTGATGAAGTAGACTCAATTTTAATTGATGAAGCCCGTACACCATTGATTATTTCTGGTCAGGTAGAAAGACCGACAGAAAAATATTTACAAGCGGCGGAAATCGCCCTGACACTGAGAAAAGATGACCATTACGAGGTAGATGAAAAAGCTCGTAACGTGTTGCTGACTGATGAAGGCTTTGCGGAAGCAGAAGAGCTTTTAGGTGTCACAGATTTATTTGACCCGGAAGATCCTTGGGCGCACTTTGTATTTAACGCGATTAAAGCCAAAGAATTGTTCTTAAAGGATGTCAATTACATCGTTCGTAATGGTGAGGTCGTCATTGTAGACGAATTTACCGGACGGGTATTACCGGGACGGCGCTGGAGTGATGGTCTACACCAAGCCATTGAAGCCAAAGAACACGTAGAAATTCAGCCCGAAACTCAAACTCTAGCCACAATTACCTATCAAAACTTGTTCTTGCTGTATCCCAAATTAGGCGGGATGACAGGAACAGCCAAGACTGAAGAAGCTGAGTTTGAAAAAATTTACAAACTAGAAGTCAGTATCATTCCGACTAACCGCATCAGAAAACGGCAAGATTTGTCGGATTTGGTGTTTAAGACAGAGGCGGGTAAATGGACAGCGATCGCCAGAGAATGTGCCGAAATGCACGAACTTGGTCGCCCTGTACTCGTAGGAACCACTAGTGTCGAAAAATCAGAATATCTCAGCCAACTCCTCAAACAAGCTGGTATTCCCCACGAATTACTCAACGCCCGCCCCGAAAACGTGGAACGGGAAGCGGAAATTGTCGCCCAGGCAGGACGGAGAGGTGCTGTTACCATTGCGACCAATATGGCGGGTCGAGGTACAGATATTATCCTCGGTGGTAACTCCGAATACATGGCGCGGTTGAAATTGCGGGAATATTTTATGCCACGCATTGTCCAACCAGAAGACGAAGATGTGTTTGGTGTACAGAGGGCGAGTGGTAGTTTACCTGGTGGACATGGTGGCGGCCAAGGTTTTGCCCCAGGGAAAAAAGTCAAAACTTGGAAAGCTTCACCAGAAATTTTCCCCACCCAACTTTCTAAAGAAACCGAAAAACTACTGAAAGAAGCGGTAGATGTTGCAGTCAGGGAATATGGCGATCGCAGTTTACCAGAACTAGAAGCGGAAGATAAGGTGGCAGTGGCAGCCGAAAAAGCACCCACCACAGACCCAGTAATTCAGAAGTTACGCGAAGCATACAACCGCATTAAGCACGAGTACGAACAGTTCACAGACAGCGAACACAATAACGTCGTCGAAATCGGTGGTCTGCACGTAATAGGTACAGAACGCCACGAGTCACGCCGCATTGACAACCAGTTGCGGGGACGCGCCGGACGACAAGGAGACCCTGGTTCCACCAGATTTTTCCTCAGTTTAGAAGATAACTTATTGCGGATCTTTGGTGGCGATCGCGTTGCAGGCTTAATGAACGCCTTCCAAGTCGAAGAAGATATGCCTATTGAGTCGGGAATGCTGACTCGCAGCTTAGAAGGCGCACAGAAAAAAGTCGAAACCTACTACTACGACATCCGTAAACAAGTATTTGAATACGACGAGGTAATGAACAACCAACGTCGCGCCATCTACGCCGAACGCCGTCGGGTATTAGAAGGGCAAGACTTAAAAGAACAAGTCATCAAATACGCTGAAAAAACGATGGACGACATCGTTGACTACTACATCAACCCAGATTTGCCCTCAGAAGAATGGGAATTAGAAAAACTGGTTGAGAAAGTCAAAGAATTCGTCTACTTGCTATCAGATATGCAGGCAAATCAACTAGAGGATATGTCTGTCAGCGAGATTAAAGCATTCCTCCACGAACAGGTGCGAATTGCCTACGACATGAAAGAAGCGCAAATTGACCAAGTGCAACCAGGACTGATGCGTCAAGCCGAACGCTTCTTCATCTTGCAGCGTATTGATACCTTGTGGCGCGAACACCTGCAACAAATGGATGCTTTACGCGAGTCTGTAGGTTTGCGTGGTTACGGTCAAAAAGACCCGCTAATTGAATATAAGAGCGAAGGTTATGAACTATTCCTCGATATGATGGTCAACATCCGCCGAGATGTAGTTTACTCCTTGTTCATGTTCCAACCCCAGCCTCAGCCAGTGGTGCAAACATCATCGGAAATGGTGTAG
- a CDS encoding plasmid segregation centromere-binding protein ParR — MFQWSKKVVKSVTFNPEVADESLLSLVESHLEPQPDKTFSDLCKEALWQFLCVPEAVKPASKPIAAESVEQKIDELQRQVADLEERFFAKESNRLEAMERHIVQLTQQMAHLAILVTERPQIIHHQPPTSPAPAPVVSTVPAMEMVNTTYAAAPSEDVDPVISRLSQFLDDF; from the coding sequence ATGTTCCAATGGTCAAAAAAAGTAGTTAAATCGGTGACGTTCAACCCAGAAGTTGCAGATGAAAGCTTGTTGTCGCTGGTAGAAAGCCATTTAGAGCCTCAACCAGACAAGACTTTTAGCGACCTCTGTAAAGAAGCCCTATGGCAATTTTTATGTGTCCCGGAAGCTGTTAAACCTGCTTCCAAACCAATAGCCGCAGAGTCGGTTGAACAGAAAATCGATGAACTGCAACGCCAAGTGGCTGACCTAGAGGAACGTTTTTTCGCTAAAGAATCGAATCGTTTGGAGGCGATGGAACGCCATATTGTGCAACTCACGCAACAGATGGCGCATCTCGCAATTTTGGTGACAGAGCGACCGCAGATTATTCACCATCAGCCTCCAACTTCACCAGCGCCAGCGCCTGTAGTGTCAACAGTCCCCGCAATGGAAATGGTTAACACTACCTACGCTGCTGCACCTTCTGAAGATGTTGACCCTGTGATTAGTCGTCTCAGTCAGTTTCTGGATGATTTTTAA
- a CDS encoding ParM/StbA family protein: protein MTDQPSAATPMNAAAIPLNRVSAATPINTATPVKTNGSSGKAILSVDLGRTSTKTSVSREPGNVVFIPANVKQMSMEEVRGGIFEARATDPLMDLWLEYQGSGYAVGQLAADFGANLGVGKSKVEDALAKVLACAGYFKLKDEISIVLGLPFLSLEQFEKEKAQIISQLTGPHVMNFRGESVSLNINKVWVMPEGYGSLLWCEAQPKKGAGSPDFTKVSAAIVDIGHQTIDLLMVDNFRFARGASKSEDFGMSKFYEMVAKEIEGADSQSLALISAVNKPRGERFYRPKGSSKPANLDDFLPNLIEMFSRDICSRVLAWLPERVTDVIITGGGGEFFWEDVQRLLKDAQINAHLAAPSRQANALGQYIYGEAQLSAVRAARS from the coding sequence ATGACAGACCAACCTTCCGCCGCTACCCCAATGAATGCTGCTGCTATCCCACTCAACCGGGTTTCAGCCGCTACCCCAATTAATACTGCTACTCCTGTTAAAACAAATGGCAGTTCTGGCAAGGCTATTCTCAGTGTGGACTTAGGCAGAACATCAACCAAGACTTCTGTCAGCCGCGAACCCGGTAATGTGGTTTTCATCCCCGCCAATGTCAAACAAATGTCAATGGAAGAAGTCCGGGGAGGTATTTTTGAAGCCCGTGCGACAGATCCTTTAATGGACTTGTGGCTGGAGTATCAAGGCAGTGGCTATGCAGTCGGTCAACTCGCCGCCGATTTTGGCGCAAACCTTGGAGTTGGTAAATCTAAGGTAGAAGACGCATTGGCTAAAGTTTTAGCTTGTGCTGGCTACTTCAAGCTAAAAGACGAAATTTCCATCGTCCTGGGTCTACCCTTCCTCTCTTTGGAGCAGTTTGAAAAAGAAAAAGCCCAGATCATCAGTCAGCTGACTGGCCCTCACGTGATGAATTTTAGAGGCGAAAGTGTCTCTCTCAACATCAATAAAGTTTGGGTAATGCCTGAAGGTTACGGTAGTCTTCTTTGGTGTGAAGCTCAACCCAAAAAAGGTGCAGGCAGCCCCGACTTTACCAAAGTATCAGCCGCTATTGTCGATATTGGACATCAAACCATCGATTTGTTGATGGTAGATAATTTCCGCTTCGCTCGTGGTGCTTCTAAGAGTGAAGATTTTGGGATGAGCAAATTCTATGAAATGGTAGCGAAAGAAATTGAAGGCGCAGACAGCCAATCTCTAGCACTCATTTCTGCGGTGAACAAACCTAGAGGAGAACGTTTCTATCGTCCCAAAGGCTCTAGCAAGCCTGCCAACCTGGATGATTTTCTCCCCAACTTGATTGAGATGTTTTCCCGTGATATTTGCAGCCGTGTCCTTGCTTGGCTACCTGAGCGTGTGACTGATGTGATTATCACAGGCGGCGGCGGCGAATTCTTCTGGGAAGATGTGCAACGTCTGTTAAAAGATGCTCAAATCAACGCCCATCTAGCTGCACCATCTCGCCAAGCTAACGCCTTGGGGCAGTATATTTATGGAGAGGCGCAATTATCCGCCGTTCGTGCTGCTAGGTCTTAA
- a CDS encoding DedA family protein — MLEWITNTINSLGYVGIALLMFVENLFPPIPSELIMPLAGFTARATPDRLNILGVFFAGLVGSVAGALVWYYPGKFLGEQRLKRWADQYGKWLTISSKDITKAKHWFDSQGSKAVLIGRLVPGIRTLISVPAGISDMPLLPFLFYTTLGSAAWVGLLTYSGYILGSQYELVDKYLAPVSKIVLGTLVLAFVVWILKRRQKRTRH, encoded by the coding sequence ATGCTTGAATGGATTACTAATACGATCAATTCCTTGGGATACGTAGGAATTGCACTGTTAATGTTTGTAGAGAACCTGTTTCCCCCAATTCCCTCAGAATTGATTATGCCACTGGCAGGATTTACCGCTAGGGCAACACCAGACCGATTAAATATTCTGGGAGTATTTTTTGCCGGACTTGTAGGTTCTGTAGCTGGCGCACTTGTGTGGTACTATCCTGGTAAGTTTTTGGGCGAACAGCGCCTAAAACGATGGGCGGATCAGTACGGTAAGTGGTTAACCATATCCAGCAAAGATATTACCAAAGCAAAGCATTGGTTTGATTCTCAAGGTAGCAAAGCAGTGTTAATTGGTCGTCTTGTACCGGGAATCCGTACATTGATTTCCGTGCCAGCAGGCATTAGCGATATGCCTCTGCTACCATTTTTATTTTATACAACCTTGGGTAGTGCTGCCTGGGTAGGTTTGTTAACATACTCAGGGTATATTTTGGGTAGCCAGTATGAACTTGTGGACAAGTACCTTGCCCCAGTATCAAAAATTGTGCTTGGGACTTTGGTTTTGGCATTTGTGGTCTGGATACTCAAGCGTAGGCAGAAACGGACTAGACACTAA
- a CDS encoding Gfo/Idh/MocA family oxidoreductase, whose amino-acid sequence MQNSMSVAESNSYTQRNQPRPIRVGVVGVGNMGQHHARVLSSMKDVELVGVADINVERGLETASKYKVRFFEDYCDLLPHVEAVCIAVPTRLHYAVGINCLLAGIHVLIEKPIAASISEAESLVNAAAESGCILQVGHIERFNPAFQELSKVLKTEELLALEAHRMSPYSHRANDVSVVLDLMIHDIDLMLELAASPVVKLTASGTRALDSGYLDYVTATLGFANGIVATLTASKVTHKKIRRIVAHCKNSFTEADFLKNEILVHRQTTTNLTDNRQLLYKQDGLIEKVSTTNIQPLSAELEHFINCVHGGNQPSVGGEQALKALRLASLIEQMALEDRVFNPLDWQSESRVQSLTSTI is encoded by the coding sequence GTGCAAAATAGCATGTCAGTGGCAGAATCAAATTCATACACACAGCGCAATCAGCCACGACCGATTCGCGTGGGTGTAGTCGGGGTGGGTAACATGGGACAACATCATGCCCGCGTCTTGAGTTCAATGAAAGATGTTGAACTAGTCGGTGTGGCAGATATCAATGTTGAACGAGGCTTAGAAACCGCCAGCAAATACAAGGTGCGTTTTTTTGAAGATTATTGCGACTTGCTACCCCATGTGGAAGCAGTGTGCATCGCCGTACCGACTCGCCTGCATTATGCCGTGGGGATTAATTGCCTATTAGCGGGAATTCACGTTTTAATTGAAAAGCCGATCGCTGCTAGTATTTCGGAAGCAGAATCCCTCGTCAATGCAGCCGCAGAATCAGGGTGCATTTTACAAGTAGGTCATATTGAGCGATTCAATCCTGCATTTCAAGAACTCAGCAAAGTCCTGAAAACCGAAGAATTGCTGGCGCTGGAAGCTCACCGGATGAGTCCTTACTCCCATCGTGCCAATGATGTTTCAGTCGTGCTGGATTTAATGATCCACGACATTGACTTAATGCTAGAACTAGCCGCCTCTCCAGTTGTCAAACTGACAGCCAGTGGTACTCGTGCTTTAGATTCTGGTTATTTAGATTACGTCACAGCCACCTTGGGATTTGCCAATGGTATTGTTGCTACGCTGACAGCCAGTAAAGTCACGCACAAAAAGATTCGGCGCATTGTTGCTCATTGCAAAAACTCCTTTACGGAAGCAGATTTTCTCAAGAACGAAATTCTGGTTCATCGCCAAACAACCACCAATTTAACTGACAATCGTCAGTTACTTTACAAACAAGATGGTTTGATCGAAAAAGTCTCTACCACCAATATTCAGCCTTTGAGTGCAGAACTAGAACATTTTATCAACTGTGTTCACGGTGGTAATCAACCTTCCGTTGGTGGTGAGCAGGCGCTAAAAGCTCTGAGACTAGCTAGTTTAATTGAGCAAATGGCTTTGGAAGATAGAGTATTCAACCCATTAGACTGGCAGTCAGAATCGAGAGTTCAATCCTTAACTTCCACAATCTAA
- the queC gene encoding 7-cyano-7-deazaguanine synthase QueC, with protein sequence MKAVILLSGGLDSSTVLYQAKADGCECYAISFDYQQRHRRELNSAMLVAQTAGVEEHQVVNFDLRKWGGSALTDEKIDVPQARSLEEMSENIPITYVPARNTIFLSFALGYAEAIAAERVYIGVNALDYSGYPDCRPDYIQAMQEVFRLGTKQGREGDATAIVAPLIHLKKTEIIQLGNKLGVPWHLTWSCYSGGDIACGVCDSCRLRLAAFEELGLQDPLAYAAGVGSGEWGVGSRE encoded by the coding sequence ATGAAAGCCGTAATTTTGTTGTCTGGGGGATTAGACTCTTCTACTGTACTTTATCAAGCCAAAGCAGATGGTTGTGAGTGCTACGCCATTTCTTTTGATTATCAGCAGCGACATCGCCGAGAGTTAAACTCAGCGATGCTGGTGGCGCAAACTGCTGGTGTAGAAGAACATCAGGTGGTGAATTTTGACTTACGCAAATGGGGTGGTTCAGCACTGACAGATGAAAAAATCGATGTTCCCCAAGCCCGTTCCTTGGAGGAGATGTCAGAAAATATTCCTATAACCTACGTACCTGCACGGAACACGATATTTTTAAGTTTTGCCTTGGGCTATGCGGAAGCGATCGCAGCTGAACGTGTGTACATTGGTGTGAATGCCTTGGATTATTCCGGCTATCCTGATTGTCGTCCTGACTACATCCAGGCAATGCAAGAAGTTTTTCGCCTGGGAACCAAACAAGGACGAGAAGGTGATGCAACTGCGATCGTTGCCCCTTTGATTCATCTCAAAAAAACCGAAATCATCCAACTTGGTAACAAATTAGGCGTTCCTTGGCACTTAACTTGGTCTTGCTATAGCGGTGGTGATATTGCCTGTGGAGTCTGTGATTCTTGCCGCTTGCGACTAGCAGCTTTTGAAGAACTGGGATTACAAGATCCACTGGCTTATGCTGCGGGAGTGGGGAGTGGGGAGTGGGGAGTGGGGAGTAGGGAGTAG
- a CDS encoding hemolysin family protein yields MIGFPGLTWADVGLRLLSVLLLIAINAFFVTAEFSMVTVRRSRIHQLVKAGDIQAIAVETLQRSIDRLLSTTQLGITLSSLALGWIGESTIVVLVNTWLKSWPLPATTTKFISHSLSIPLAFFLVAYLQIVLGELCPKSLALLYSEQLARFLGPSVKAIVRFFSPFIWILNQSTFCLLRIFGIEYTGQSWRPPVTSEELQMIIATERESTGLEHSERQLLNNVFEFGDVTAQDVMIPRNGIIALPKDATFQHLLQEMTTTGHSRYPIIGESLDDIRGIVYFRDLAQPLAIEKLTLTSHLQPWMRPARFVPENTPLSELLPMMQQEKPAMVIVVDEFGGTVGLVTIQDVIGEIIGNTGERENNEDLLIEIVDQDTFLVQAQINLEDLNEVLNLSLPLAREYQTLGGFVLYQLQKMPTKGEIFLYENLQFTIVSIVGPRLHQIQVQRLL; encoded by the coding sequence GTGATTGGTTTTCCTGGTTTAACTTGGGCAGATGTAGGGTTGCGATTATTATCAGTACTACTACTGATTGCCATCAATGCCTTTTTTGTGACGGCAGAGTTTTCGATGGTGACAGTGCGGCGATCGCGGATTCATCAGTTAGTCAAGGCTGGTGACATACAAGCGATCGCAGTTGAAACACTACAACGCAGTATTGATCGGCTGCTATCAACAACACAGTTAGGCATTACCCTTTCGAGTTTGGCACTGGGGTGGATTGGTGAAAGTACAATTGTGGTGCTGGTAAACACATGGCTGAAATCTTGGCCGTTACCAGCAACGACCACTAAGTTTATTTCCCATTCGCTATCAATTCCCCTGGCCTTTTTTTTGGTAGCTTATCTGCAAATTGTCTTGGGGGAATTATGCCCAAAATCACTGGCTCTACTCTATTCTGAACAATTAGCACGATTTTTAGGCCCTTCAGTTAAAGCGATCGTTCGTTTTTTCAGTCCCTTTATCTGGATTCTCAACCAATCAACTTTTTGTTTGTTACGCATTTTTGGCATTGAATACACAGGTCAAAGTTGGAGACCGCCTGTAACATCGGAAGAATTACAGATGATCATTGCCACAGAACGAGAATCTACAGGTTTAGAACATTCTGAACGCCAACTGCTGAATAATGTCTTTGAATTTGGCGATGTTACCGCCCAAGACGTAATGATTCCTCGCAATGGCATTATTGCTTTACCCAAAGATGCAACCTTCCAGCATTTACTCCAGGAAATGACCACGACTGGTCACTCCCGCTACCCCATTATTGGCGAATCTTTAGATGACATTCGCGGGATTGTTTACTTTCGAGACTTAGCCCAACCCTTGGCAATAGAGAAACTCACTTTAACATCCCATCTCCAACCGTGGATGCGTCCCGCCCGATTTGTCCCAGAAAACACACCCTTGAGTGAACTCTTGCCCATGATGCAGCAAGAAAAACCAGCTATGGTCATTGTCGTCGATGAGTTTGGTGGGACTGTAGGGCTAGTGACCATTCAAGACGTGATTGGTGAAATTATTGGCAATACAGGGGAACGGGAAAACAACGAAGACTTGTTAATTGAAATTGTCGATCAAGACACATTTTTAGTACAAGCACAAATTAATCTCGAAGACCTCAACGAAGTCTTAAATCTCAGTTTGCCTCTAGCTAGGGAATATCAAACTTTAGGCGGTTTTGTGCTTTATCAATTACAGAAAATGCCAACCAAAGGTGAAATCTTTTTATACGAAAATCTTCAGTTCACCATAGTCTCAATTGTCGGGCCAAGGCTGCATCAGATTCAGGTGCAACGCTTGTTGTAG
- the pyrE gene encoding orotate phosphoribosyltransferase, producing the protein MTHSTETLTPADIWATTADLATLRHKLLDLFCQLAYQEGDFVLASGLRSTYYINKTQVTLHPQGALAVGRLLFPLLPADTEAVAGLTLGADPIVTAVSVVSVYENRPIPALIIRKEAKGYGTKAYIEGPTLPEGAKIVVLEDVVTTGQSALKAVNRLKDAGYTVEQVIGLVDRKQGGAELYQSVGLKFEALFGIEEVQQRYRELAG; encoded by the coding sequence ATGACGCATTCTACTGAAACCCTTACTCCGGCTGATATTTGGGCCACCACTGCTGACTTAGCTACTTTGCGCCACAAGCTACTAGACTTGTTTTGCCAACTCGCCTATCAAGAAGGTGATTTTGTGCTGGCTTCAGGACTACGTAGCACCTATTACATTAATAAAACCCAGGTAACACTCCATCCCCAAGGCGCTTTAGCCGTTGGACGTTTACTATTTCCCTTACTACCTGCGGATACTGAAGCTGTGGCAGGTTTAACACTAGGCGCTGATCCTATTGTGACAGCAGTGAGTGTGGTTTCTGTTTATGAAAACCGACCCATACCAGCACTAATTATTCGCAAAGAAGCCAAAGGTTACGGAACGAAAGCTTATATTGAAGGGCCGACTTTGCCTGAAGGTGCAAAAATCGTCGTTTTGGAAGATGTGGTGACAACTGGTCAGTCGGCTTTAAAAGCGGTAAATCGGCTGAAAGATGCAGGATATACTGTCGAGCAAGTAATTGGACTGGTAGACCGCAAGCAAGGAGGCGCAGAACTTTACCAGTCTGTTGGTCTAAAGTTTGAAGCGTTGTTTGGAATTGAAGAAGTTCAACAACGCTATCGGGAATTAGCTGGTTAA